A stretch of DNA from Leguminivora glycinivorella isolate SPB_JAAS2020 chromosome 12, LegGlyc_1.1, whole genome shotgun sequence:
TTAAATAAGAATGTTACAATTACAAGTCCCATGTATTACAAGACCAAGAATAAAAGATTCGTATAGCTAGACGGGCGGGCGTAGACGTAGACAAACGACATTAACAGCTGAGTACCAAAGCACGTAGTGCATTGCACAAAATGGCCGCTTTGAATAGAATCGGTGAGGATCAATCAACACCAACCAATgttgtatacctacctacctatagtatgccaaagtaattttagacttattTAGCTAACGTAAATCAAAACTTACATAGGATGTTGATTACTGAAGCCGTTGTACTGCATTCTGCTACTTAGTGAAGATCGTAATTACGTGGAGTTCTACGGTCGAGTAGGTATCTAGAACAATGGAGTGATGAAAATGTTAAGATTACAGGAAACTTAATGGCactaacaaaaaataaacatataaaTATGGACAAGACAATGACATTTATTTACCTCTCGATTAGGAGAGAATTTGaaaattatttaagtttttcatCCACGCTGACCCTCACTCAGACCCGGCGAAGAACAACTCGATAATGGCTGCCGGAAACGCCTTAAATTGGGTTGCTATGCTAATGTTCATCAAAAATCGTGTTTccagaaacaaaaataaaacgggAATACTGAGttgtttattaatattgtaCAGTACAGTATTGTATTGATATTTCATCATTTATCACGCTAATCCTAATGTGATGGGTAGTATGTAAACGTGCAATGAAAATGATTTAGTGTGCTTTTGATTACAAAAGAATTATTGATCGTGTCACTTATTTTACACGGGCAACTCATAAATAATCATTGCAAGTCAAGGTCTTCTCCCTCTCTTGTTTCCGGCCGACAGCCGGAGAGTGCCTGGCTGGCATCCACTAGGCTAGGCCACAAACTACtatactaagaagatactacgtataGCTAGGCTCCCCGAGTCGAGTCTAGTCTCATtctatagggaacttgactgtagttaaaataaaatattttatactatgcacgaaataaagcatcagataattataagaaaaacatggacagaagttatttttaaatccagtTTCTATTTAATATGTCTGgttgaaatatataaagtaactgagttgatcgtgacgtcactcaattcgatttcatataaattccatattagcaggtcgttcaaattcgttttgacagtttttaaaaagaagctgatttgactaggaggcaagtagcgtATTCTGCATTTCTTTTGAAACTgataagctaggaacatactacgcggacgtccgtcgtaaaacgaccgcgaccgcgacctatcagtgtgcacggaacaaaacatccagagagccagatttcgatcggacgtccgtgcgctcaaggccacgtccgcgtccgtcgaccgatagtttgcacggttatgtgtatttccattgtccagattcccgtccgcggtcgattcacgacggacgtccgcgtagtgtgttcctagctatAACTGCATCTATTAGCGatgcgtcgaatcgcattcaaatgtatgaggacGCGATTCAACTTGGCTCAATTCCGCctaaagcctggcgtccaccAAGCGTCCACTATGGCGAAAACGAACCGCGTTGCATCGAGCTCCCATACATTTTGAATGCGACTCGACGCTGCTCGATTCcgccttaagacgatacggtaggggtcaattctccatacaaacgctctcgactatttcctccctggtttttgaagatagagcaataattttttcaacacagattgttattatttttatctgtgtcggaccgttttgatttttttgatattctgcttttgaaagactctagagccaatcaaaaatttccaaaaacggcctttttcattgtagtgcaaaaaaaggtgtgatactcaagattggtaacaattaaccaaaaaagctaaacggtccgacattgattatttcatttttattcagattctcaaatttcgttccgattgattaagttttgaaggaggaaagagtcgagagcggaacctcgattttaaagatttttttgaaatatcttttgactgatttgttattaatggacaatttttttttgataaatctagttaataacacttgtatatttaactaaaattcccaagttgaaagggggctcctttccattttagcattttcgctaccgtatcctcttaagctaggaacatactacgcggacgtccgtcgtaaatcgaccgcgaccgcgaccgatcagtgtgcacggaacaaaacatccagcgagccagatttcgatcggacgtccatgcgctcaaggccacgtccacgtccgtcgaccgatagtttgcacggttatgtgtaatttcattgtccagattcccgtccgcggtcgattcacgacggacgtccgcgtaatatgttcctagctttaaactaggaacatactacgcggacgtccgtcgtaaaacgaccgcgaccgcgacctatcagtgtgcacggaacaaaacatccagagagccagatttcgatcggacgtccgtgcgctcaaggccacgtccgcgtccgtcgaccgatagtttgcacggttatatgtaatttcattgtcctgattcccgtccgcggtcgatttacgacggacgtccgcgtagtatgttcctagctttaagctaggaacatactacgcggacgtccgtcgtaaaacgaccgcgaccgcgacctatcagtgtgcacggaacaaaacatccagcgagccagatttcgatcggacgtccgcgtagtgtgttcctagctttatgtgtaatttcattgtccagattcccgtccgcggtcgatttacgatggacgtccgcgtagtatgttcctagctttaagttaggaacatactacgcggacgtccgtcgtaagtgtgaagctaggaacatactacgcggacgtccgtcgtaaaacgaccgcgaccgcgacctatcagtgtgcacggaacaaaacatccagagagacatatttcgatcggacgtccgtgcgctcaaggccacgtccgcgtccgtcgaccgatagtttgcacggttatgtgtatttccattgtccagattcccgtccgcggtcgatttgcgacggacgtccgcgtagtatgttcctagctttatttcattgtccagattcccgtccgcggtcgattcacgacggacgtccgcgtagtgtgttcctagttttacgacggacgtcagcgtagtatgttcctagcttcaagctaggaacatactacgcggacgtccgtcgtaaatcgaccgcggacgggaatctggacaatgaaattacacataaccgtgcaaactatcggccgacggacgtggacgtggccttgagcgcatggacgtccgatcgaaatctggctcgctggatgttttgttccgtgcacactgatcggtcgcggtcgcggtcgatttacgacggacgtccgcgtagtatgttcctagtttcaagctaggaacacactacgcggacgtccgtcgtgaatcgaccgcggacgggaatctggacaatggaaatacacataaccgtgcaaactatcggtcgacggacgcggacgtggccttgagcgcacggacgttcgatcgaaatctggctctctggatgttttgttccgtgcacactgataggtcgcggtcgcggtcgttttacgacggacgtccgcgtagtatgttcctagctttaaagctaggaacacactacacggacgtccgtcgtgaatcgaccgcggacgggaatctggacaatgttcctagcttaagctcggaacacactacgcggacgtccgtcgtaaaacgaccgcgaccgcgacctatcaagctaggaacacactacgcggacgtccgtcgtaaatcgaccgcggacgggaatctggacaatggaaatacacataaccgtgcaaactatcggttgacggacgcggacgtggccttgagcgcatggacgtccgatcgaaatctggctcgctggatcttttgttccgtgcacactgataggtcgcggtcgcggtcgttttacgacggacgtccgcgtagtgtgttcctagcttcagtgtgcacggaacaaaacatccagagagccagatttcgatcggacgtccgtgcgctcaaggccacgtccgcgtccgtcgaccgatagtttgcacggttatgtgtaatgtcattgtccagattcccgtccgcggtcgattcacgacggacgtccgcgtagtgtgttcctagcttaagaaATGCAGAAAGCGAAAACGAGACtcgactcggcgagcctagtggacgcAAGCCGCCAGCTTCAATAGGATCGCGGTACGGGCCGCCTGTCTGCTACGGTTTTAACAGACGGACTTACAGACATATTGCTTGCTTTGATCAAAGAGAATATAATCACTACGCTTTGATTTTgagttttgacacttttgactcGAGACCGAGAGTCgagaaaatattgaaaataatgTGATGCTGACCGCTGACGCTTTGTATTTTGTCCCTGATTTTGGTATTTCTAGATAtgccaatattaatatttgctGAGAAATAACACACTTGCCGGTGGTTCAGACTAAAATTAAAACGTAGGATATATTTATTCCGATTGTTATTTTGAACATTATCATCAAGTGTTCGCCATGTCAGGTAAGCTAAtcatttattatagttattttatGATAATATGAATAGAAAGGCCAGAAAACATGGGTTTGAGGTAAATACTGTAGCTTAGGTATTATGAATATGTATACACTATTTTTGCTATTATACTCCTGTTTTTGCTGTTCGTGCTTCCTTACAGCATGTATTACATTTCTTATATTTTCAATATTCTCGTTTGGCTGAGGAATCAGTTTTTTATAGGAGAATACAATGAGCTAtcgtaaaacataaataaagacATGTTTATACAGTTTAGGTAAATCACGTGACAGGTAAATCATCCGTTTTAGATAAAGACGCTAAATAGGAACCTATGTCAATGTATTTAAAGAGTACATATTCGATAAGGCGTAACAATATAGCACTTCCtgcagtaaaatatttatttgcagtAATTAAGTACTACATCAGTACATCACCATACTAAATgaacaaataaaatatgaacATTGTCATAGCCAACAAATCTTCCAGCCAAAGGGACAGACCTTACTGTGCCATTATTACTTTGTTCTGCATGTCCACAAGCAAATTCATTAATTAGGTCTAGTTACCTATCCATGTAACTAGACCTAATTGATGAATTTGTTCATTTGAGGTATAAGGCTTCTTGTGCGGCAAATATCCAATGTGTGATGTGCCCTAGTCTAGGCAGGTAGCTTGGACATGTCTACAATTCTACAGAATGTTTGCCGCATGAGGAGATTGCCTCGTGATGTGTCGCACTCTGTGTTTACCTGGCTAATTAGATGACTCGGATATGATGATACATTTGGTTTTTCAGATTCCTGAAACTGATAATTTCTAATTCCCATTAGAAATTATCAGTTTCAGGAATTTCAAAAAGCTTCTCTGTTACAAAAGTTTTAAGAGCTAATATGAGTCTAACTACACAAACATCTATTTAATTTTTCCCAGTCTTGACAGCATCTTGAGTTACTGTTTTACTAAgcccattttttaaattaacagGTAAAAGAAGAGACAGGTCTAGGTCACCAATGAATATGTCAGTAGATAGTGTTGGGCGCAGAAGGGAAAGTAAAGGTAACAAAGACAACTCCAAAGGTGGAGACATGCCTGTTATGAATAATATGAACCCAATGATGATGGGCGGCATGTATCAACAAGGTAAGTAGCTTTAATATCATGATTTTCACACAtaatcaaaattgtaatttagaCTGAATTGTGTAATCTTAAGTCTATGCATTTAACCTTTGGTGCTCCATATATgtacactaccgtcaaaaagtttaagaccaaacatgatatatgcaaataatcaacatttcatgaagttcctatgagaatatttcttttcagtacctacaaccgaCAAAATAAAGCGTATAACAATTTATTccacattaattttatttaaaaagggaTCATACGTTCGTTTTTCTCATCGAAAAATCCTCCTCGACGCTTTTTCACTTCCGAGCAGATTCTTGGCATTCATGCTATAAGTTTGTGTAGCGATTCTTGGCTAATGGATTTCCAGTTTTCCACTCGTATTGCAGTATCTCCCATAGAGCTGTTGCAGATGTCGGACATTGTCTTCGGACTCTACGGTCGAGTTCATCCCATAAAAGTTCGATCGGGTTAAGGTCTGGGGATTGCGGtggccaaatcatattttttaacacaccttGGCGTTCTTTATTGACTGTGTAGCTTCTACAGATCTTTGCTGAGTGTTTGAGATCGTTGTCGTCTTGCAAAACAAATGGGTTGCCGATCAATATAATAAGATTACGTTGTTTTCTATTGATtacaaatttagtttgatgatttttagaagggtttataacaatgacactgaacattgtgtttggtcttaaactttttgacggtagtgtataTTCAACTTAAACATGTATTTACATTCACATGTATGCCAAATTTTTGACAGGTGCATATGAAAGCTTAAGTTCCACTTATTGCCTGACAAGaatttatttgaccctgaaagagtgtcactataaaccgctttcatatggcaataatgtgccgaggtcatatataatggggacagcatgtactggttacccgttaatatttgtagaaaattaaaacaggGTTTTAtttagagaatcaaaatttTATAAGCAAGGactgttaaaatatattattaaatatataaactgTCAGTACCGGACAAGTCAACAACCGATTTTagaacattgttatcgaaatgctgtgaaatccttcatcctttctTGTTGTTAGTAATTTATTACGTTCAGAAtaataattttcacttttattaatataattatgggcaaaattgcgatgaaaccattaaaaaatttgaaatattcacttcttgtttacatcactgacattcgataactttcgacgacgggtgtcaaataatccttgccagtaaaagaaattagttcagctgaataTCCacaacgtggcgagggtcaaataaaaacttgtcaggctatacaaTACAATTCTAGTTAGATTTACCTATGTTGCTATAATTAAAATGTTCACTGTGATATAAAgtaattgtcaaatgataattatttaattaacaaaTAAACTCTTATAGGAAATATGATGATGGGTGGCATGTACCCAAACATGATGATGCCTAGTGGGATGATGGGAGGTGGCATGATGCCTACTACAGGCATGGATATGATGCCATCTACGGGAATGGATATGATGCCACAACAGTCCATGGATATGTCTGCTATGGGAGCAGCACCCATGCCACCCTGCCTCCATCAACTGGGGCACCCATAGACATGAATATGATGGGAGGCATGATGATGGATCCGTCTATGATAGGTATGTACCCCAATATGGGTGCTATGGGAGGTGAAATGCCAATTGAAAAGAAAGAGATAGAGCTAAAACATTGCAAGCTGATACCACCTGCCCCAGGAACACCTAATCCTCCTCGCAGAGAACGGCCACCTGGTTGCCGCACCATATTCATTGGAGGACTCCCAGATAAAATAAGAGAGAATATTGTTAGAGAAGTGTTTGAAAATTATGGAAGGATTCAAACCTTACGACTGTCAAAAAAGAATTTCTGTCATATAAGATTTGATAGAGAATCATGTGTTGATGCTGCTATGCTCATATCTGGTTATcgtttaaaacttttaaataagGATAAAGATAAAAATGACGAGGAAGAAGAGGAGGATAATCATGGTAATAGTGGGTGGCTGCATGTGGATTATGCACTGGTAagatttttatacttttttcttaattttaaagagCTTTTTCATGTGTCTATCAAATTGTGTATCTTTTTTATAAAAAGGGAGACTACGTgtaacatatacatatattgggtcactatcaaatttaccttatcgctaaaagacTATATAGCTGACATGTCTGGATTGTGTTATGTTATGTCTTTGTGGCTACGTAGACATGAATGCTAAATGCGTCTTTAGCAAAGCGTCTGGATTTTAaaacgtaacaatttaaaatgatgTAACTGCAAACCTCTTCTTCATCTTCAAATGtctgtattacaaaacagacatgaacgctaaacagtcaaggagcaaaaaatctggattgtttaatgtttttattgctaaatagaataaacgccaaacgacccgttagcaaaacgtctAGTTTTAAAATACTTAAGTGTCTTGAGAATTCAAACCAGAACGCACTGTTAATAAGAactgttacatatttataaaccatGACGTCCATGACACATTATATTTCCGGACGTTTTGCTACTGTATCGTTCTTTGTTGACGTCAATTAACTAACTAAacttttggctttttagatATGCTAATCATACAGACTATGTATATTACCAGATGTTTGGCTACTCATTCATTTTAAGTCTTAGCCAtctagttaaatttactttttgctgattgagtattctactttaatgtcatcccagctgaattgactttatgctgactgtatatttacattttctgacatctagccgaaatagtcgtttagtgataaggtaaacttgatagtgaccccaTATATTAATAATTTCAGAGCCGAGATGACCAAAATGAGTATGAAAGACGTCAAAGGCAAATGCAACGTGTGCAAGAACAGCAAATGCAGCAGTTGACTGCACAGCAAGAAATGGCTAGCAAATATAATAATCCATCGTCCTACAATCGACGCGCACGAGAGGACTCCCCTGTCAGGATTACACCATTTTCCAATCTTGCTATCACCCAAATttctgagaaaataaaaaatgaagaGCAATTTTCTAACACTTTACCAGTAAGTATATGCGAAATACTACATCTGTATTCAAATTTagttaaaggtaaaaatatgttaaatatgtatacattagctaaataaatattaacttgTCAATTTCAGACATTAGTGGCATGGCTAGAAAGAGGAGAGTGCTCAAAGAAGAATTCAAATCAATTTTATTCCATGATCCAAGCAACCAACTCTCACATTCGTAGACTGTTTAACGAAAAAATGCAAGCTGAAGAAGAATTGCAAGACACTAGAGAAAGAGTTAAAAACCATATTGAGAATGTGATTAGCCAGCGTAAGTACACATGTGTTAGGTAAATTATGGGGTCAGATCTCTAGACAGTTCTCTCCAAAATCTCTTGTTCAATGCTCCTCTTTTGGCAGAAAGTCCTATATTCTCGTCACATTTTCGTGATTAATT
This window harbors:
- the LOC125231956 gene encoding LOW QUALITY PROTEIN: ecto-NOX disulfide-thiol exchanger 2-like (The sequence of the model RefSeq protein was modified relative to this genomic sequence to represent the inferred CDS: deleted 2 bases in 1 codon); its protein translation is MSGKRRDRSRSPMNMSVDSVGRRRESKGNKDNSKGGDMPVMNNMNPMMMGGMYQQGNMMMGGMYPNMMMPSGMMGGGMMPTTGMDMMPSTGMDMMPQQSMDMSAMGATHATLPPSTGAPIDMNMMGGMMMDPSMIGMYPNMGAMGGEMPIEKKEIELKHCKLIPPAPGTPNPPRRERPPGCRTIFIGGLPDKIRENIVREVFENYGRIQTLRLSKKNFCHIRFDRESCVDAAMLISGYRLKLLNKDKDKNDEEEEEDNHGNSGWLHVDYALSRDDQNEYERRQRQMQRVQEQQMQQLTAQQEMASKYNNPSSYNRRAREDSPVRITPFSNLAITQISEKIKNEEQFSNTLPTLVAWLERGECSKKNSNQFYSMIQATNSHIRRLFNEKMQAEEELQDTRERVKNHIENVISQLEQVAKVFTAATHQRVWDHFTKPQRKNIETWQKMTQEFHTLKEEFNEKFVGSEDNDGFNNGAFNMNQGYGNSMGNSGGMDEDAQSLKRENDSLRFQLEAYKNEVDVIKADAQKEMEKFKAQFIARQALNSHFEKNPPLPQPIVKPPPPPPLPDDLDAKVHLKESVEAGCGEAKLIGVMSAFLQVHPHGASLDYVVSYVRALFPHVTQATVHHVLQKHADVFQCATQGVGANIEKRWLFHAFTKDDVKPLVSG